The window ACGGCGATGGCGGTGACGAGCGTGAGAATCATCACCGTTATCGGGTCGTCCTCGACGCGCTGAATCATCCCCTTGTAGAGCGCCGCGCTGAACAGCCCGGGTACGAGGATGGCGGCGAGCGCGCCGACCCAGATGCTAAAGCCGAACACTTCCGAGGCGTAGTACGCGCTGAACGCGCCGATGGTGACGGTCGCGCCGTGCGCGAGGTTGAGGACGCCGCCCACCCCGAAGATGAGGGTGAAGCCGATGGCGACGAGCGCGTACAGCGCGCTCATCATCACGGCGTTCGCGACGACGTCGATCAGTGGCAGCGCCATCTTATACCCAGGGCGGACTCTCGTACTCGCCGGCTGCGAGGCTGTCCGGGTAGATGGTGGTCTGCTTGCCGCCGTCCCCGCTCTCGGTCGGCTTCCACTGGAGCCAGAGCGGACGGACGCCGTTCTCGCCGGTTCGGTCGTACACGACGTCGTGCGGGTACTCCGCGTTCTTCCCGTAGTACCGAACCGTGCCGGCAGTTCCGGTGAAGCTCATGCTCTCCAGTTCGGCGACCACGTCGTCGGGGTTCCGAGACCCCGCGTTCTCGGCCGCGGCCGCGTAGTTCTTCACGGCGTCGTACGCGATGTAGCCCGTGTAGACGGGGTACTTTCCGACCATATCGTGGTACGCGTTCGCGTACGGAACCGTCTTCTCCGTGATTTCGGAGTTCGGCGTCGCGGTGTTCTGGGTGACGCCGTACGCGCACGCGCCGTTGACGAGCCCCCAGTAGGAGGGGAGCTGCATCGGCACGTGGATGCCGCCGAACGCGAACGGACGCTGCTGTTTCGCGTACTGGACGAGCGCCGTGCTTCCGGAGTGCGCCATCGCGACGAACGCGGCGTCCGCGCCGGACGCCTCCACCTGGTCGTAGATGGTGGAGAAGTCCTTCGTTTCGCCCGAGTACCGCTTCATCCCCGCGACTTCGACGCCGGCGTCCGCGAGCTGGTTCCGGAGGACTTCGTCCACGGGCTCGGTCCACGTGTAGTCCTCGGTGAGGACGTAGACGGAGTCCCAGCCCATGTCGGAGAAGTTCGCTTCCGCGAAGTCCACCATGTTCGCGCCGAGGAAGTGCGCGTTCACGGGGCCGGTTCGGAACCAGTACTTGTACTTCTCGTACTCGTCCTTCAGCATCGTGGAGGCCTCGGGCGTCGCTGCGCCCGCGGTCATGTGGACTTTCTGCTGGCCCGCGATGCTGTCCATGAGGTTGAGGAGAACCTCGCTCGTGAACACGCCGGTCGTGAAGTCGACGTTCTCGCTGACGGTGAGCTCCTCGTACTTCGTCTTCCCGCGCTGGGGCTGTTCGTTCGTCGTCTTCACGAACACCTCGACGTCGTTTCCGAGGACGCCGCCGTTCGCGTTCAGCTCCTCGGCGGCGAGCTCCGCGGAGCGCGCGATAGAGTTCCCGATCGGGTTCTCCGTGCCCGTGTGTGAGGTGAGGACGCCGACTTTGAACGTGCCGCTCGGCGCGTCACTGCTGCTGCCGCCGCCGAGACAGCCGGCGGACGCCGCGAGGCCGGCCGCACCCGTTCCCTTGAGGAACGTCCGCCGATCCGCACTCGCCCCTATAGCGCTAACGATGTTTCGTTCCCCCTCGACTTCGTTACCAGAACAACGCCCATTGTCGTTCTGACTACCTTCGTTAACCATTGGTACGGTGTGGTCTTACAGGACGGACCACATAAGTATGTGTGGTGGTATCACTCGAAGACCGGGGCAAAAACTGCTCCGAGTGTCGCGCGGGCGTTCACGATCGGCGGTCGGCGAGTTTTTTAGACGTACACGTGTGCGAATATATAAAAAATATTTATCTAAAAATGGGTGATATAAACGATTGCAATGTCCGAAAGCAACCAGGGCAAGATCGCATCGTTCCTCACTGACAACCCCCGCATGATCGGCGTCCTCTTCACGATGACGCTCCTCCTCGCCCAGACGGGCGCCGTCTCCGCAAGCAACGTCGCCATCAACGGCCCCTAATCCAACCGCGAGAAATCGAACGTATCGGCCCAGTGTAACGACCCGTCGAACCGAATCGGCGTTCTTCTGTCGACGAACTCCACCAGCTCCTCTACGCTCAGCGTGTACTCCAGCCCGTCCCTCACCGGCGCGAGGTAGTACATCGACTCGCTCCGTATCGTCGGCGCCATCATCGTCCCGAGATCGAACGACCGTGTCAGGAACGTCCGGTACGTGATATCCACGGTGCCGTCCCGCACGTCAGTAATTTCAACGAGATCCGGGAGGTTCGACTCCGGCTGGACGATGCCGAGGCCGCCGTCGCCGATAGTGACGTACTGGCCGCCCGCGTAACTCTCGTTTCGCGCGGTTTCGAGCGCGACGTTCAGCGGGTACCCGACGTTCAGGAGGCGGGCGAGCGCCTTCCCCATCGTCACGGCCGCGTTGTTCAGCACGTCGCTCAGCGTGACGATACCGCCGATTGCGCCCGCCTCGACGAGCTTCGCGCCGACCCGATACGAGGAACACGCGTTCAGGAAGAACGCGTCGACGCCCGTCGTCTCGATGCTGTCGAGCGCGAGTTTCCCGTCCGCGCACTCGATTCCCTCCTCGTCGATGTGCCCGATGTAGTGGAGGAAGTCCGTGTCCGCAGCCAGCACCTCGCGGAGTTCCGCCTGGGTGAGGTTCTCGTGCTGGCGCACGTCGAACGGGAGCTCGTCCCGCGACCCGTACACCGTGTTCGTCATGTCCCGCTCCTCTATCATATCCGTCTCGTTACATACTACGGTGATGCCGATGTCGCCGGGCGCGAGCGAGCGGTTCACGCGGTTCTCGTACGCCGCGACCATCGCTTTGCTCGCGCCGATCGGCGTCCCCTCGCCAGCCCACGTCTGCTCGACGGAGTCGGCCGCGGTCGGCCGGACGTACCGCCCGCCGTTCGTCCCGCCGTCCGTCGCGCGGTAGAACTCGCGAACCGACTCCGCCTGCTCGGTCGCGCTCGCGACGGCGTCGTCCGTCGGCGTCCGCACGACCGCGAGTTCGTCCACGAGGTAGGGAACGAGTTCGAGGTACTCCGCGCTCGGCGTCACGTCCGCGGTGAGCTTCCACGTCGGACAGTACGGCTCCACGGACTCGAACGGCACCGAGAGGTAAGTGGCGAGTCGCTCCGTCGGCGACGCCGCGCGCGCCTCCGAGAACGAGATGTCGAGCGACGCTTCGAGGGCGGCGCGCTCGAACAGCGGCACCTCGTAGTACCCCTCTGTGCGGGCTACACAGTCCAGTACGAACACTTGCTTCAGGGTGCGCGCGACTGTCGCCTCGTACCCGCCCTCGCGGTCGAGCGAGTACGTGAACCCGTCCGCCGTCCGAATCTCGGGCGTCTCGCCGGGCACCAGTCGCGCGCCGAGGTAGTACGCGAGCGACACCGCCGGATAAATGTACTCGAAACGCGGCGGCACGGCCATCCGGACGTCCGTCTCGGGGGCTTCCAGGCCCGGCGGAATCACGAGTTCGTCCCCGCGCTCCAGCCGCGGCGGGTGGCCGCGGAGCGTCGGGTACGACCGCGCGGGCTCCTGCGTCTTCAGCGCGTGCCCGAACGCGTTCACGGCCTCCATCACGTCCCGGGGGTCGTCGGTCGTCGTCACCGTCCCAGCCGGCGAGTCGTGGAACGACCGCGCGCCGACCGCCACCCGCGTCTCGCGGTCGAACTCGATGACCGTGGTGTCCGCGTCCGACCGAACCGTCATCGGTCCCGACGCGCGGACGTAGAGCTTTATCGGGGCCGCGAGGTCGAGCACGTACTCGCCCGCGGGGAACTCCTCGAACGCGAAGTGGTCGGTCTGCGTGACGTGCGTCCCGTCGGCCTGCCGGACGTGAACCGCGACCACCACCGGAAACGTGATCGCGTCCGTTCGGAACGAAACCGCCGCGTCGAGCGGCATCGGGAACCGGTCTTCGGCACCCTGCTCTCGGACGTTCTCCGCGTCGGTCTCGACGCGAATCCGCGTGCGAGCTATCGGGTCGTACACCGACAGCCCTCCGTGCGGGGGCGTGTCGATTCGCGCGCCGATTCCGGCGGCGTCGAACGTATCCCCGGTTCGCTCCTCCATACGAATCGCCTTACGCGGCGAACCCGTCAAAAGAGTGTTGTCGTCTCAGGCGTCGAGAGAAACCCACTCAGAGACCACGTTCTCGTCCCGGAGACTCCAGCGCTGTTCCACGCTGTCGGTCACGCGGAGTTCGACGACGGCGTCGAACAGCGGTTCGAGCAGGCGGACGTGCCGGTTCTCGCGTGGTTGCGGGAGGCGGAAGTGCGCCATTCCGCGCTCCCGGCGGACGCGCTCGGAGAGCAGGTCGACGGTGCGGAACGTCTGGAACTCGCCCGCGGTGTCGAGGAGGGGCTGGAGGGTGTCGACGCCGAGGCGGAGTTCGCCCGGTTCGAACGCGCCGTCGAACGCGTCGATGCGGTCGAGAACCGCGCGGCCGAGCGCGTTCGCGTCACCGGCGGGGACGTGCTCGTGGGGCGTCACCGGCGGCGTGACGCTCGCCGACGCGACGGCAGTGCGGGCGTTCGTGCCGTGCGTGATGACGGTGTCGCTGTCGCCACAGCGCGTTTCTCCGACGCGCGTGGGGAGCGTGCTGCCGGCGCTACTGCCGACCACGAGCACGCGCTGCCTGGGGGCGTGATCG is drawn from Salarchaeum sp. JOR-1 and contains these coding sequences:
- a CDS encoding caspase family protein — its product is MEERTGDTFDAAGIGARIDTPPHGGLSVYDPIARTRIRVETDAENVREQGAEDRFPMPLDAAVSFRTDAITFPVVVAVHVRQADGTHVTQTDHFAFEEFPAGEYVLDLAAPIKLYVRASGPMTVRSDADTTVIEFDRETRVAVGARSFHDSPAGTVTTTDDPRDVMEAVNAFGHALKTQEPARSYPTLRGHPPRLERGDELVIPPGLEAPETDVRMAVPPRFEYIYPAVSLAYYLGARLVPGETPEIRTADGFTYSLDREGGYEATVARTLKQVFVLDCVARTEGYYEVPLFERAALEASLDISFSEARAASPTERLATYLSVPFESVEPYCPTWKLTADVTPSAEYLELVPYLVDELAVVRTPTDDAVASATEQAESVREFYRATDGGTNGGRYVRPTAADSVEQTWAGEGTPIGASKAMVAAYENRVNRSLAPGDIGITVVCNETDMIEERDMTNTVYGSRDELPFDVRQHENLTQAELREVLAADTDFLHYIGHIDEEGIECADGKLALDSIETTGVDAFFLNACSSYRVGAKLVEAGAIGGIVTLSDVLNNAAVTMGKALARLLNVGYPLNVALETARNESYAGGQYVTIGDGGLGIVQPESNLPDLVEITDVRDGTVDITYRTFLTRSFDLGTMMAPTIRSESMYYLAPVRDGLEYTLSVEELVEFVDRRTPIRFDGSLHWADTFDFSRLD
- a CDS encoding ABC transporter substrate-binding protein, translating into MVNEGSQNDNGRCSGNEVEGERNIVSAIGASADRRTFLKGTGAAGLAASAGCLGGGSSSDAPSGTFKVGVLTSHTGTENPIGNSIARSAELAAEELNANGGVLGNDVEVFVKTTNEQPQRGKTKYEELTVSENVDFTTGVFTSEVLLNLMDSIAGQQKVHMTAGAATPEASTMLKDEYEKYKYWFRTGPVNAHFLGANMVDFAEANFSDMGWDSVYVLTEDYTWTEPVDEVLRNQLADAGVEVAGMKRYSGETKDFSTIYDQVEASGADAAFVAMAHSGSTALVQYAKQQRPFAFGGIHVPMQLPSYWGLVNGACAYGVTQNTATPNSEITEKTVPYANAYHDMVGKYPVYTGYIAYDAVKNYAAAAENAGSRNPDDVVAELESMSFTGTAGTVRYYGKNAEYPHDVVYDRTGENGVRPLWLQWKPTESGDGGKQTTIYPDSLAAGEYESPPWV